From Propionispora vibrioides, one genomic window encodes:
- a CDS encoding PTS fructose transporter subunit IIB: protein MKIIGVAACVAGIAHTYIAREKLMKAAARAGHDIHMETQGTIGTEHALTPEQIKAADIVILAIDIKIKDKERFNGKKIIEVPTEVVVHSANALIKKMEEIVK from the coding sequence ATGAAAATTATTGGCGTGGCAGCGTGTGTGGCAGGTATTGCCCACACCTACATTGCAAGAGAAAAATTGATGAAGGCGGCGGCCAGGGCAGGCCATGACATCCATATGGAAACTCAGGGTACGATTGGGACAGAGCATGCCTTAACACCGGAACAAATTAAAGCGGCCGATATTGTGATTCTGGCCATTGATATCAAGATTAAGGATAAAGAACGTTTTAACGGAAAAAAGATCATCGAGGTCCCTACTGAAGTTGTCGTGCATTCGGCCAATGCGTTAATTAAAAAAATGGA
- a CDS encoding BglG family transcription antiterminator → MMENLTVRETKIVTFLAKSEGYVSANTLADFLKVSPKTIYRDIVSIKKKVGNENLIKQSQGKGLQMDVSSLNAISRDHLNRQKSVLGMSVGERRKHLLILLLLQSPQESSIKNLSEYYYVGNASIVNDLKSIEPQLDLYHLQLIRSHKGTYIEGKEKNIRKLLMNILEYMPVSFQENAYLDRENYHYIFKEFPKEDFDFIGQVLKAVENMLGATIKDPYYINIFTHLVILIKRLRNGSFKANYEVLHEKDMEIKNEQIFRVAQYVISRIDQYIELKVPDIEVFYIYQYFTSCGIEARENFIIGVTNENSKEKELTCQLIEDASNTLQVDFRKDSALQQNLFLHMCSLLKRVQYDISISNPLLPDIKKEFPVMFEIVKHSFIKQKKLPILHKISDDEISYIVVYFQASLEKQSSVKRVLIVCSSGIGTSHLLKTRVKNAFPQWEIVNTVSANHIAQVLQEEKIDFILTTIHINLSQNIPIVLVSALFNEIDILKVKNAVSANP, encoded by the coding sequence ATGATGGAAAACTTAACAGTGCGCGAAACAAAAATCGTTACTTTTTTAGCAAAATCCGAAGGATATGTTTCGGCCAACACTTTGGCTGATTTCTTAAAGGTCTCGCCCAAAACCATTTATCGCGATATTGTATCAATAAAGAAAAAGGTCGGCAACGAAAACCTTATCAAGCAAAGTCAAGGTAAAGGTTTGCAAATGGATGTATCTTCTTTAAATGCGATTAGCCGTGACCATCTGAACCGGCAGAAAAGCGTATTGGGCATGAGTGTTGGTGAACGCAGAAAGCATTTATTGATTTTGTTATTACTTCAATCTCCACAGGAATCGTCAATAAAAAATCTATCGGAGTATTATTATGTGGGCAATGCTTCTATTGTGAATGATTTGAAGAGTATTGAACCGCAATTGGACTTATATCATTTACAGCTGATTCGTTCCCATAAGGGGACTTATATAGAAGGCAAAGAGAAAAACATCCGTAAGCTGTTAATGAATATTCTTGAATATATGCCGGTATCTTTTCAGGAAAACGCTTACTTGGATAGAGAAAACTATCATTATATATTTAAAGAATTTCCTAAGGAAGATTTTGATTTTATCGGACAGGTGTTAAAAGCTGTGGAAAATATGCTGGGTGCGACGATTAAAGATCCATATTACATTAATATTTTTACTCATCTGGTAATTTTGATTAAACGGTTACGTAACGGCAGTTTTAAAGCGAATTATGAAGTGCTCCACGAAAAGGATATGGAAATAAAAAACGAGCAGATATTTCGGGTTGCCCAATATGTCATCTCTCGGATAGACCAATATATTGAGCTGAAGGTACCGGATATTGAAGTGTTTTATATATATCAGTATTTTACCTCCTGCGGGATTGAGGCAAGAGAAAACTTCATCATTGGAGTAACCAATGAAAACTCGAAAGAAAAGGAATTAACCTGCCAGTTAATTGAGGATGCTTCTAATACGCTGCAGGTCGATTTTAGAAAAGACAGCGCGTTGCAGCAAAATTTGTTTCTGCACATGTGCTCTTTGCTAAAAAGAGTGCAATACGATATTTCGATCAGCAATCCTTTGTTGCCGGACATAAAAAAAGAGTTTCCGGTCATGTTTGAAATTGTCAAACACAGTTTCATTAAACAAAAGAAATTGCCCATTTTGCATAAAATCAGTGATGACGAGATTAGTTACATTGTAGTTTACTTTCAGGCATCGCTGGAAAAGCAATCATCGGTGAAACGGGTGTTGATTGTCTGTTCATCGGGAATAGGCACTTCGCATTTACTTAAGACCAGAGTTAAAAATGCTTTTCCCCAATGGGAGATTGTAAATACAGTGTCTGCCAATCACATTGCGCAAGTTTTGCAGGAAGAAAAAATAGATTTTATTTTAACGACTATCCATATTAATTTATCGCAGAATATCCCTATCGTTTTAGTCAGTGCGCTGTTTAATGAAATTGATATATTGAAAGTAAAGAATGCGGTGTCTGCCAATCCATAG
- a CDS encoding PTS sugar transporter subunit IIA — protein sequence MQIDSILNENLIDLDMHVTTKDEAICQLTHRLYKEGKVKQEEVFIKDVYLREAEGKTGIGGHIAIPHGKSDAVIITSIAVGRTQNDLSWETPDNLPVNFVILFAVRNVDKTTVHLKLLSQVATALADDDILHKLLTTQDKKEVIQLLSQNMQ from the coding sequence GTGCAAATTGACAGCATTTTAAATGAAAATCTGATTGATCTGGACATGCATGTTACGACAAAGGATGAAGCGATCTGCCAGCTTACCCATAGACTTTATAAAGAAGGGAAAGTAAAGCAGGAGGAAGTTTTTATCAAAGATGTTTACTTGCGGGAAGCGGAAGGAAAAACAGGCATTGGCGGACACATTGCCATTCCCCATGGCAAATCTGACGCGGTGATAATCACTTCTATCGCTGTAGGCAGGACCCAAAATGATCTGAGTTGGGAAACACCCGATAATCTGCCAGTGAACTTTGTGATCTTATTTGCTGTAAGAAATGTCGATAAAACAACTGTCCACCTAAAATTACTGTCTCAGGTAGCCACTGCTTTGGCAGATGACGATATCTTGCATAAATTATTAACTACGCAGGACAAAAAGGAAGTGATTCAGTTGCTGTCACAAAATATGCAATGA
- a CDS encoding ketose-bisphosphate aldolase has protein sequence MLMNMKDMLEVAQKHQFAVPAFNAGTGQLLTAMMESAEEKQAPVIMAIHPDELRFLRDSFVASVIDEANHSKVPLVLHLDHGASVADCIHAIQLGFTSVMIDGSHLPFEENIALTKQVVELSHACGVSVEGELGTIGQTGNSIEKGSTEIIYTNPEDAQEFVEKTGVDSLAVAIGTAHGIYPKGFVPKLRLDLITEIRNKVQIPLVLHGGSSNSDKEIAESVKLGIAKINISSDIKFSFMTALQQYLNEKGFEREPNVIYPSCIRACRDTIEDKMALFNALDKVKYYK, from the coding sequence ATGCTAATGAACATGAAAGATATGCTGGAAGTAGCCCAGAAACATCAATTCGCCGTACCTGCTTTTAATGCCGGTACCGGTCAACTGCTAACGGCTATGATGGAGAGTGCCGAAGAAAAACAAGCTCCTGTCATTATGGCCATTCATCCGGATGAGTTGCGGTTTCTACGGGACAGTTTTGTGGCCAGCGTTATTGACGAAGCCAATCATAGTAAAGTACCGCTGGTACTGCATTTGGATCATGGCGCGTCGGTAGCCGATTGTATTCATGCCATTCAATTAGGTTTTACCTCGGTCATGATTGATGGCTCGCATCTGCCGTTTGAAGAAAACATTGCGTTAACCAAACAGGTGGTAGAATTGTCCCATGCCTGCGGTGTCTCGGTAGAAGGAGAGTTGGGAACGATCGGGCAAACCGGCAATTCTATTGAAAAGGGATCGACCGAAATTATCTATACCAATCCGGAGGATGCGCAGGAGTTTGTCGAAAAGACCGGTGTCGATTCGCTGGCTGTGGCTATCGGCACGGCACATGGCATTTATCCGAAAGGGTTTGTTCCTAAATTGAGACTGGACCTGATTACTGAGATTAGAAATAAAGTGCAAATTCCGCTGGTTCTGCACGGCGGATCAAGTAATTCAGATAAGGAAATTGCTGAATCGGTAAAGCTGGGAATTGCCAAGATTAATATTTCCAGTGATATCAAATTCAGTTTTATGACGGCGCTGCAGCAGTATTTGAACGAGAAAGGTTTCGAGCGGGAACCTAACGTGATTTATCCTTCTTGCATTCGTGCTTGCCGTGACACGATAGAAGATAAAATGGCCCTATTCAATGCACTGGATAAAGTGAAGTATTATAAATAG
- a CDS encoding HAD family hydrolase codes for MSYKAVLFDLDGTLLNTLDDLANSMNAVLARQGFPVHDTEKYKCFIGNGMERLVKRVLPAGQEENKDMVACCLQGLHEEYGRRWHEKTCPYPGIEELLAALSAKGLRLSVLSNKADSFTKVIIEHYFGSTRFDFVYGARDGVPKKPDPGAALEIVKLSGIEPAEYLYLGDSGVDMQTATAAGMYAVGATWGFREEPELRENGAKIVICQPGELLKLI; via the coding sequence ATGAGCTATAAAGCCGTTCTATTTGATTTAGACGGAACCTTATTGAATACACTGGACGATTTAGCCAACTCAATGAATGCGGTCCTGGCCAGGCAGGGGTTTCCCGTGCATGACACCGAAAAATACAAGTGTTTTATCGGTAATGGTATGGAAAGACTGGTAAAGCGGGTATTGCCTGCCGGGCAAGAAGAAAACAAGGATATGGTAGCATGCTGCCTGCAAGGACTGCATGAGGAATACGGCCGTCGCTGGCATGAAAAGACCTGCCCTTATCCGGGAATTGAAGAACTGCTTGCGGCATTATCGGCGAAAGGACTCCGCCTGTCGGTACTGTCCAATAAGGCCGACTCTTTTACCAAAGTGATTATTGAGCATTACTTTGGCAGCACCCGCTTTGATTTTGTCTACGGTGCCAGAGACGGGGTGCCGAAGAAACCTGATCCCGGGGCAGCCCTGGAAATTGTCAAGCTGTCCGGCATCGAACCGGCAGAATATCTATATCTCGGCGATTCTGGCGTAGATATGCAAACAGCCACCGCCGCCGGTATGTATGCTGTCGGCGCCACCTGGGGTTTCCGCGAGGAACCGGAATTGCGGGAAAACGGAGCCAAAATAGTGATTTGCCAGCCGGGTGAGCTGTTAAAGCTGATATAG